From the genome of Candidatus Methanoperedens sp., one region includes:
- a CDS encoding CoB--CoM heterodisulfide reductase iron-sulfur subunit B family protein yields the protein MKLAYYPGCTLHGTAREYDASTKGVCKAAGIELVEIEDWNCCGALEAIFDKELSMGLSARNNMLAQKTGLDLVIPCSICSHNLSRADSAMKQDGAFRAKIEKALGEKYNGIKIKHLLDVVVNDVGVDALSRNFKKTLKGIKAVPYYGCLLVRPSEVSKFDNPENPMSLDNLIKATGAECLPFTQKTKCCGGNLLMSKQDYAFILTKKLFDEAKAAGANCIVVACPMCHMLLDGQQSMIEKAHNTVIDMPVLYFTQLIGLAMGLSEKELELDRNMVSPARLMESIGKVKPEEKKVETKGESKLEAEKEVAE from the coding sequence ATGAAGCTTGCCTATTATCCCGGTTGCACCCTTCATGGCACTGCGCGCGAATACGATGCATCCACAAAAGGAGTGTGCAAAGCGGCAGGCATAGAGCTTGTTGAAATAGAGGACTGGAACTGCTGCGGCGCGCTTGAGGCGATATTTGATAAGGAACTGTCCATGGGTCTTTCTGCGCGCAATAACATGCTGGCACAAAAAACAGGTCTTGACCTTGTGATACCATGCAGCATCTGCTCGCACAACCTTTCAAGGGCCGACAGCGCCATGAAACAAGACGGAGCCTTCAGGGCAAAGATAGAAAAAGCACTCGGAGAAAAATATAATGGTATTAAGATCAAGCATCTTCTGGACGTTGTGGTAAATGATGTGGGAGTGGATGCGTTATCCAGGAACTTCAAAAAAACTCTGAAAGGCATCAAAGCCGTGCCCTACTATGGATGTCTTCTCGTCCGCCCCTCCGAGGTATCAAAATTCGATAACCCCGAAAACCCGATGTCTCTTGATAACCTTATCAAAGCTACAGGTGCTGAATGTCTCCCTTTCACCCAGAAGACTAAATGCTGTGGCGGGAATCTCCTGATGAGCAAACAGGACTATGCATTCATACTTACAAAGAAACTCTTCGATGAAGCAAAAGCTGCAGGCGCTAACTGCATCGTTGTGGCATGTCCCATGTGCCATATGCTGCTTGACGGCCAGCAGAGCATGATAGAGAAGGCACATAACACTGTTATCGATATGCCTGTTCTTTATTTCACCCAGCTTATCGGCCTTGCCATGGGTTTGAGCGAAAAAGAGCTTGAACTTGACAGGAACATGGTGTCGCCTGCCAGGCTCATGGAATCCATCGGGAAAGTAAAGCCCGAAGAAAAGAAGGTAGAGACCAAAGGCGAAAGTAAACTTGAAGCGGAAAAAGAGGTGGCAGAATGA
- a CDS encoding 4Fe-4S dicluster domain-containing protein — protein MIKTSELDPDFKYEIANEAGGENIKKCFNCTGCTVGCPVTEIDKGYNPRMILRKALLGMRKEVLTDDSIWLCASCYICYERCPQDVKITEVIGAIRAIAQREAKAGKIIINNPKPVFDNLFIDSVKKNGKWYEAGVSGTFMLKTKGIGGAIGYAPMGLGLFRKGKLSILPHKIKGTDQIKRIFEEVEKK, from the coding sequence ATGATAAAGACAAGCGAGCTTGATCCTGATTTCAAATATGAAATTGCAAACGAGGCGGGCGGAGAAAATATCAAGAAATGCTTCAACTGCACAGGCTGCACGGTGGGCTGTCCCGTGACCGAGATTGACAAAGGATACAATCCGAGGATGATACTTCGGAAAGCTCTCCTCGGTATGCGAAAAGAAGTCCTGACCGACGATTCAATCTGGCTTTGTGCGTCATGCTACATCTGCTACGAACGCTGCCCTCAGGATGTCAAGATAACAGAGGTCATTGGAGCTATACGGGCCATAGCCCAGCGCGAGGCAAAAGCCGGGAAGATAATAATCAATAATCCCAAACCTGTCTTTGATAATCTTTTTATTGATTCAGTCAAAAAGAACGGCAAATGGTACGAAGCCGGGGTGAGCGGTACGTTCATGCTGAAAACCAAAGGTATCGGAGGGGCAATTGGCTACGCTCCTATGGGACTTGGTTTGTTCAGGAAAGGGAAATTGAGCATTCTTCCGCATAAAATAAAAGGCACTGACCAGATTAAACGCATCTTTGAGGAAGTGGAGAAAAAATGA
- a CDS encoding (Fe-S)-binding protein has protein sequence MKINSEVTYHDSCRLGRHMGVYDAPRNALSANGAKIKEMDHSKENALCCGVSSFMNCNEQTKALRIARMDEAEATGAKTLITTCPKCLAHFNCLKNEKDAVKKYDLDVVDLSVFLARQLDEPIKNDQISAGLSKLEAGE, from the coding sequence ATGAAGATAAACTCGGAAGTGACCTACCACGACTCATGCAGGCTTGGGAGACATATGGGCGTGTATGATGCGCCCCGAAATGCTCTTTCCGCGAACGGTGCGAAAATAAAAGAGATGGATCATTCAAAGGAGAATGCCCTTTGTTGCGGGGTGAGCAGTTTCATGAATTGCAATGAGCAGACAAAAGCCCTGCGAATAGCCCGTATGGATGAAGCTGAGGCGACAGGTGCAAAAACGTTGATCACAACCTGTCCAAAATGCCTTGCGCACTTTAATTGCCTTAAGAATGAAAAGGATGCCGTGAAGAAATATGATCTTGATGTTGTCGACCTGAGCGTGTTCCTTGCTCGACAATTGGATGAACCCATCAAGAATGACCAGATATCTGCGGGTTTATCAAAACTGGAGGCTGGCGAATGA